From the genome of Papilio machaon chromosome 1, ilPapMach1.1, whole genome shotgun sequence:
GCAGCTTATAACCAAagtaatattcataaatacaatagagtttaaataataataatatcactGATATCCGATATATGtttctttcttaatttttacttcttaAATAAGACAACTTCCTAACATTATCTACCCGGGTAcgtcaataataaaacaatatacaacTTGTTTACACCGGCgcactttttatatttttaactatttaaatttttaaaaataaaaaaatcacatctaaattaactttaaaaagtttatttgtgatttttggtacaaaaaaaaataacgacgATAACATGGGTCGTGCGTTttcctaataaatattaatattatactggAAATTCATTTAATTGCAGCATTAATTAccttgattttaattaacaaaatcatagtttaaaatattttctttaaaatatgattgtttacaaaaaaaaataaaagaaatctaaTTGTTACGTTGTTTGAGTGAGAATTGATCTTTTATATGGCTGTCtaggaatataaaattatttatacatttttatattactaatgtAGATAGTATAATGCGtaaattgtatgaaatttaacatttcataaaatataacatcaaagtaattaaaacaataaaaatataaatataccaaCTACTTACAtctatttaatacattatttctCCAAGTACATAATGTCTTATTAAACTAGATCATTTTTAGAAGAGATTGTGATGATTTTGTGATGGCCGTTTTAAAAATTGGCTAATGTATGGCAGTTTTATTATcctttgaaacaaaaacaatgcaAAAACTTTTGATAttgcatgtttattttaatacaacacTTGCGTACAAACATGTACACAAGTATACATGTTTGTACAGAAGTGTGTAACATTACGGCTCACCTGACTGGCAGACTTGGAAGGGGCAACTTAAAGGGTAACACcacaaagtataatttaaattaaataaaaaacgaagtatgcaattatgttattttgacatttaaattgatcaacaacaatacatatataacttttgTCACCCGCTACATTACTTAAATGATTTCTTACAGAATTCTTCACCTTTgacttgtacaaaaataaatatccaaaaacaatatttacaagatatatacatttttatacaataaataaatcaaatattaaagacAGTAACAAATTGCATTTGAGAAAAATTTACATGACAATTTTAGGCAaaggtataataattatatatatatacaataagGTTTAAAATTGTGACTCGGATCATTTAAACACGATGCTCTTTTAAACATGTatcttattttacatttttttttttcattaagacTTTATCTTTCAAATAAGAGTTTCTTAACAGCtactttacaataaataatttccgataattatgtttacattataaaattttactttcataCTACATTTTATACACATAAATCTTTTTCTATAAGTCGTTAAATAGgcaattcttaaaaaaaaaagtttttctacGTAGCTCAAGTCCCAAATcggttaattattaaaaatgaatttagtattatatactttaattaGATGAACAAAAATTTCTACTTTGTTAGTTTAGAATTTAGATTAacgtattattaattattctgtGGAACACAAGAAGCGTGTTACGTAGTTAAATCAATTATGTATAAATGAAGCCGGAGCAATGGCGGATACTTGTTGCGATTAGCTAAAGTTCAAACTCGTAAAAGAAACCGCTCCAGTGCAATGTTTCTCGTGTACAAACTTatcgtatatattttattgtataacaattttctcttgttaattttgtttattaattaccaaTTGTTTAGACTACTTTATAATACATTCTTTATAAGTAGCGTAACGGAAGCCTTTAACATCGGTTTTTTTATAGTACAcgtcatatatatatttgattcTTAGGAATTTAAAAGGAGAATCAACATCTGTCACATTAAAGAAAGGTCATTTTTAAGTCAGTCTTCTTAAGAGTCAATCTAATGTTGAGTAATTGATGTGTATGTGATCTCTATTCATGTGAAGTAAACGGAACTGATTTTGATAACTTGTAGTAATTCTTTGCGATACGATTTAaacgacatttttttatattatacacattttacgtcactttcttatattttctagatatttataattgaatattgTAGTATCACATAGTAACGATGAAGAGTAATCCGGAGTGCGTGGGCAGGGCGAGCTGCCTGTGGGCGGAGGGCGCGGGGCAGAAGGCGAGGGTGGGTACCTCGGCTAGTGGGAAGCGCTCTGGAAACTGCGCCTTCGCCTCACTCACCACCACCTGCTGGTCCGCCTACGAACCAAAGTGCACATCAACTACACATGTAATATTCCTTGTAAGTTAACATACGTGAGACACAGAAGTGACGGTAAATAAGTTCACAAAACAtagcaaataaataatcaaattataattaccttGTTCATATGACTTTTGAGTTTAAGCTCTATCCCATACTCTTTGACGGCGTCCTCGTAGGTGAGCGGTTCCACCTTCATTGACAACTCGTCGTTTGTATGTTTACTTCTCTTCTTGCCCAACGGCGCCATGCGTAATAAGCCCACTATCTGTAtgtgtacaaaaattattcagCAAAAGTGTTTGAccgtttgaaaaataaaaacttaacaatgCTATTTATAGAATCTGAAGATAGAAGTCGACTTAACTACTAAGTCGTGTTTGAAAGTTAGgaaaataattagtatatgttatctaataaattatttgatactgACGTCTCTGCGCGGGTCCTTGTAGGCGGGATGAGTGCGCATGAGGCGCAGCGCGGGCGGAGTGAGCGCGGCCGCGGCGCCGCACCGCTCGCACGTCGCCAGCGCACGCTGCCCGCCCAGCCGCCGCCCGCTGCCGTGCCACTCCAGCTCGTTCGTCATGTAATTTGCTaaacaaacaacattttatcaaCATTACACTCACAAAAAAATGATTCCCAGTATAAtcagaaattgaatttttttttgtctttaccGATAGCTTCGTCGGCGGTGACGAGGAGCGAGGGCCAGTGCGGCGTGAAGAGCGAGGTGGCGGTGGCGAGCGGCGCGTGCAGTCGTGGCGCGCTCGCTCGCAGCGCCGCGTGCACGCCCGTGCACGACGCCCCGCCCCACGCACCCCACGCACCACCACCACCCTCTGTGTCCCCGCTCGCGAACAGAGCCACATCTATAACAccgtattaaatgttttaaaaacaattggtTAAGAacaatagaattttaatattcctaAATCATGAAATTGTCTTACCCGAAATACAAGTGTTATGCGGTCGGTCGTCCTGAAATGGGTATAATATCGCGATGTTGTTCTCTACCGATTTCAAAAGTGGAGAATCACAATTTAAGTCGTAAAATGCCGTTGAGCCATCCGCATAACCGACCAAAATAATTGTATGACCTTTTTGctgaaaatacaaattaaatcacataaaaaactgtaacataggatattttttccagaagaatttaattgaatttaatataaaaaaatataattttaaataattatacctatatatactCTTTCTTACCTTAGACCAACTAATAGCAGTCGCTTGGTATTTTCTCCTGTCTTCGCTGCTGCATAACCTAAGTTCAACTgatggttttattttaataatttgtggtttcctgaaacaaaaatgtttcaagTAAAACTTAACTTTCATCACTGCCAATTGcgttaaacaaaacatatgaAAGCAGCGTTACTTACTTTGCATCATGATCGGGATATGGTACTGACAGTACGTAGGCGGAACCATTGGAACAAGCCAGGGCCAGTAAGCCCAACCTCGCCCCGGCCACGTGCTCCGTGCTGCACGGCTGACAATCACGTGTTCCTGAAGGGCACCAGTCCATCGCCCACACCGTGCCGTAATCAAGTGCGAGTCCAAGCACAAACTTGGGCACACTAAAGAAGAAAATTACTATGaagtacaatttaataaaataactacaatGGTGttccatttaaaatgtttcaaattcaTTAGTGTAGTATTGAAAGTGATACCTCTCGAAGTCCGCAAAGTCCCAGATCTGGAGGAGCGCGGGATGTTGGTGCAGATGCGAGGCGGGCAGACGCGGG
Proteins encoded in this window:
- the LOC123721377 gene encoding general transcription factor 3C polypeptide 2-like, translating into MKKHYNIAWTVGSDPIDLKNPYAVEKYLKEYKKIQKNLICNICKLTRVSCAGFYAHILTCGKTDEEIEDFKSVCDICNSKYLCIYKNQHLAFHREQEYVKEKKSRALEVARSKADEGGTSGRRRAAEKAKTVIEDYKSSLNKLKHKCPSCSFGTDVEEELEGHTCEVDSDRLSDSDVSASVHSEDTDSDVDSDVSMEEEQQPIDKKKRVDTPAKVSHHIPFKINSASNYVSQAALDFYNMHYTLDELFPDWKPREYQEVDAEDLPKYLPTVEESCKVKIGNGEWTTYKRFEAKNDIVLGIFVGGSIRCVSWAEARRDGEAARNYLAVSGHGAPDAPRLPASHLHQHPALLQIWDFADFESVPKFVLGLALDYGTVWAMDWCPSGTRDCQPCSTEHVAGARLGLLALACSNGSAYVLSVPYPDHDAKKPQIIKIKPSVELRLCSSEDRRKYQATAISWSKQKGHTIILVGYADGSTAFYDLNCDSPLLKSVENNIAILYPFQDDRPHNTCISDVALFASGDTEGGGGAWGAWGGASCTGVHAALRASAPRLHAPLATATSLFTPHWPSLLVTADEAIANYMTNELEWHGSGRRLGGQRALATCERCGAAAALTPPALRLMRTHPAYKDPRRDIVGLLRMAPLGKKRSKHTNDELSMKVEPLTYEDAVKEYGIELKLKSHMNKADQQVVVSEAKAQFPERFPLAEVPTLAFCPAPSAHRQLALPTHSGLLFIVTM